The Phoenix dactylifera cultivar Barhee BC4 chromosome 12, palm_55x_up_171113_PBpolish2nd_filt_p, whole genome shotgun sequence genome includes the window GACCCACTGGGTGGACCAAGGTGATCTGGCTGGGAACCAATTGCTTCCATACCCATATAGTTGATAGTTCTCTAATTTTTTCATATAGTTTGTTtcactaccaaaaaaaaaggttaaagtGAAAATACAGGATAGGCTATGAGATTTTGGGATATCGGGTTGCATTTAGCTAGTTATATTCTTGATTAGTTTAtgactttcattttttttttataatttttcaagTTCATTATGATTGCAATTAGTTATATgaaattaaatttgattttatGATTTGTGATTTGTGCATACTACAATTTGCTTCATTTTTCAGTTGTGTATGATTGACCAGTGAAGTGAGAACTTAAATGTGTTGTTGGGTGGGTATCggtttatataaaataaatgggaTGGGTGTGGATTTATATTTTCAAACACAATTATAAATCTACCTAGTATGGGTTGAGTGTTTTTGACCCGAACTTAGTCTGACCCAACCCATGGCTACCCCTAGGGTTGACCCACCCTATTCTCATGCTTAACCTTAATCGCATCATAACTACACAACTATAGATATTCTTGGCGTTGCAAAGTCCTTTCCCTTCATTCTTCTTAAATAAAATCATTTTTCTTATAATGAGAGAACCAGGGAAGTATGACAAATACAATTTGTTGATTATGCATAGAAAATAAATTTCCTAGATTGGATGTAAGGTCTAAACCTTACACTCAAACTGCAAGCATCATACAGGCTATAACCAATTTTCTGAAAGAAGGAAAACAAGCTAAAGTTGGGATCATGTTATAGTAGAAAAGATAAAACTTATCCCCAAAGACCAAGATACAGCTGTATATTTGACCTGTAAAAGATCAAAGCAATTGTCACCTATACCTAGCTGTTAAAATAgaccatattttttttcatcataAACTTTCCTGCCAAAATCAAAAGACAGAAACTCTCTCATCCATGCAGAGATAATCTGAATGTTATGGGCAAACAAATGATGCAGTATCTACGAAAGGAAAGTGATGCATAAGCAAGCTGAATGATTTAACCAGCCAGCCAGCCAGCCAGCCAGAGAGAGAGGTTATAATGTTTTGGCTTCACATGACTTGCTATCATACCTGGATCGATGTTGAACAGGATGAAACGAATCCACTGTTGGAAGGAGTAGCCTATCGGGATGATCTAACATTTCAGATTCTAAAGATGATCATAGATGTGGTGAACAGCGTGAAGCAATTGGTCCTTCCAAAAGTTATACGCACCCAATGGCAGAAAACTATACAAGTAGCACAGATATACCAAAAGAAATCCATGGGAAGAATATAAAAGAcatgaaaaagagaaaaataacatTTCAGTGACTTGTTGAACAATCAAAACAGTTGCAATGAACTGGAGTCTGCAGGTGACTCAAGCAAAATGACAAATAATGCTATTAAATATGTGCAGGATTTGGTTTTCCCGTAATTCAGATGATCCTAAGACTAAGGGGATCTAATTGACCAAAATTAACCAGAAGAACCATAAAAAGGGCAGCCAGTGCACAAGGCTCTCACCATTGCGAGATTTGGGGAGGATTAGATGTCGCAACCTTACCCTTGCATGTGGAGACGCTACTTCTGTGTTTCAGTCAAAATGGAACAACATTACTGTTGCACCAAGGCTCACCTAGGGGCTGAAAACGGATCGAATACGGATCGGATATtgatatatccatatttttaaaCGAATACGGATACGAATATTAAACGgatattaaaattaatattcatatttgttctaaacggATACGGATACGAATCGGATATTAAACATATCCATAGTTGTTATAAACGGCTATGGATACAAATTGGATATTGAACATATCTATATTTTCTTATCCGAATATAGATATAGATCATATACTTTTTCggatattaatcaaatttgagcaaaattcaaagatgaaaactagaaataaagacatgatcattaaaaaaatcaatttaaaaaatataattttaacaagtatttatcaataataaaaactaaCAACTTCATAAAGAATATATCGCTCAAGGTTGCTCGTCACCAAAGTAGAGGAGATCTATGCCGCCTCCAAGGTATCTCATGGTTGTCACCGGTTGCAACCGCCGGGTAGAAACTAACAAATGGATGAACCTTCGAAATCCTAGTTGCTTGAAGATGatgaagaggaaaaaaaggatGAAATGGACAAACGAGAGATTTGTGCCTTTCAGGCATGCGAAGCGATTCGAAGGATCTTATTCGAATCAAGTATTCTATATTCGGGTTATTGTCTTAAGTAATGGTCATCTGATATCTGGGTTCCTTTTAGTTAAGATTTGTTAATTACTTAATTGATTCTCTAATTTAACTTAacttaaaattcttcttttcactTACCCTTATTATACAGATATCCAAATCCGGAAAAATCAGGTATATTCGCATCCGTATCCGTATCCGGAAGATTTTTGAACTGACTATTCGAATCCGTACCTGTATCTGATCAGACCAAAAAAACAGTATCCGAATCCAATATGAATCGAATACGAAAATAGATACGGTCGGATATAATCTGAACCGCTTTCAGCCCTAGCTCACCCTCAACTAGCAGAACCATAAACAACTAAATTTAAAAATGTTGAAAaagcattcaaaaaaaaaaaaacaatgtcaTTATGAAGCTATTCAGCACTCTTAAAAAAGCCAGGTAATAAAATGTTATTTAGCTCGCCAAACAGGAATCTCACACAGATGCTGATTGtcatgaaaaataaaactgatctctttgatttggtGTAGTTCAAGCAAATTAAGGATGGCCACTGATACAAATCTAGCCATATTCTGGTGTTGAAATCTGACTAAAGCTGTTGGAAGGAGTCACTACAAAGAGAAAATGACAATTCAACAAAGGACGAGCTAATCAGCAGTTGGTGCTTGAAGCTCACAGGAAGATTCTAGGAAAGCATAATTTGGCATAGGGACCATCTTAGTAAAAGGTACAACAGTTGAAATGTTGATAAGCTGTCAAGTTACTATTAGGATATCCCATATATATACTCTTTAGATAGGTCATATCTCCTCAGGTATTAAAAAAATCTTACAATAGACAAGCTTATGGTGTAGGAACAGATCCAATACAATATTTCACAATCACGGTAaaatcaatacctctaatggcCACTTCTTCCATAGGCTAAACAATTAGGGGTAATTTTTGCATAAACATCAAATGTTGGTAATTAATAGCAGCCTCATGTCACAGGGAGCAGTCCTTTGATATTTTCCTAGACATAAAAAGAATCTAGATGAAGATAGAAGATCACAAAATTTTATATAGGGAGATGAGTTCATTTCTGAAGCCAAAATTATAAGCCAATAGGTCAATTGAACCATAGTCCCTTTTCATTTGTTGAGAAAAGTTGCATTTAATTATTATGCATTAGCATTAGCCACTATTCATTTTTTGAGAATAGTTGCATTTAATTTTCAACTGTTTCTAAGGCGACTTTTCATCCTATTCCTATTGAAATCTGCTGCCTAACTATTGAATGCTAGTTTAGGTTCATTTCATCCTATGTCTATAGACTCAAACAAGCTCCAATTTAGAATCTAACGATATAAGACACTGGAAGCAATAAGCACTCAACATATAATGAGAACAATTATTAGGCTAACTGATATGCATCTACCATTCAGACTTTTCATTTGACCTTGTGGTTTAGTGGGACTAGCGACTGATACACTTGATTGCATTATTTCAAAAAAAGCTACAATTAATAGTGTACCTATATGTCGAACTGATTGAATACAAACACAGCTTAGTTTACCCTGGATTATGATCTAGTCAATTAAATCTTACAATTATAGTACTACAAAATAAATTTGTTTTTTCGCCCAAAATGTTCCCATAAAAACAACTCTGTATTTCACTACAAGTACAAATGGGCATTGTTATTAGCGTTAGTTGCTAATGGAAATTATGAATTGTAAAGTAGCAATTAATCAGCTACATTCACAGCTTCTTACTGGGTCAAGCATATAGAAAGCTAAGTTACTTGCTACTTAACAATATTTCAAGCTAAGATTAGCTACCAAAATTATTATTGCAAAGaacatttttagtaaggttCTTGTTTTATACTTGTGAGCAAGGATCTAAATACCGGTGTGTATCAGCCTATACCACCCATACTATATTGTATCAGTAAGGTACTGACGCCAGGATGCCCCTCTGTACCTGTCTATTGCAACACATGGTACAGCACCTCATTAATATAGTGCTGGCACCAAGAGACATACCATGTGTGGGTACAATATGGTACCATACCAGTCAACATGTACCAATAAATTATCGTTATGGATAGCGGTACTGGTACTCCgatgaattattctattttcagGTTTAGGCAAGTctcttttcactttttttttcacaCTTATCTTCTTCTACTACCAACTTTAGTCTAGTCAATTTGAGAAGCAATACCACTAAGTGAACTTCAAACTTCGGTACTCATACTTTCATTAATTATCACTAGTGGCATTTAAAAGTAAATTGGATATATCATTTAACAGTAAATATGTAAACAAAGAATCACCTTAGGAGTCAAGACTAACCAAttgatacacacacacacaaaaagaaagaaagaaagaaagaaaatattcaagaatcaaaaccaaaaatttcaatacTAAATATACAGAGTCACCAATACATACATATGAAGACCACATTCCAACATAAGCAACTTAGTCTAATATAACAAAATATATGATAATAATAGGAAGCTTCCTGTCCTTTAATTTTGTACAATTCATGTTTAGTAGTCTATGGCTTGACCAAAATTACAGCTGAAAACATGTTATATAACTTCAAGTCCAAAGATTTTCAAACTGGAAGAACAACAAATTGTAAGAAATGATAGAAACTAATCTAAAATTTATTCGGCTGACTGTTCGGGCTATTGCTTGCTCTAATTTTCAGGTCTTAGTCCATGTCCCATCCCGAGCTGTGACATTTGGTCTAATGTAAATAAGCAAAAAAACCTTATACAACCTAAAAATACCAATAACATAAAGGAAGACCCCACTACTCTTTTCTTGTTATTTAGTGGCTATGACAGTCCACACAAGTAACCACTAAAAGCTATCTACTTTTTTGAGGACCACAATATTCTAAGAAAGTTGAAGCTTTATTTTCCTCTACTTTTTTTGAAAACAAAGTCAAATGTTCCAACAAATGTAAAACGTGATTTTCCATATTATAAGCTTTTCTTGCAAAATAAACAACCATATAAAGGCTTTTCCAAGGAGAAGTTTTTCAAGCCTTTTTCCTTGAGACCAAATAAACTATAAAGGCACaaagacaaaaaaaacaaaaagatgtTAGATGTCATACAAGAGAGATGTTCATGTATCATACTTAATCCAATTAGCATGTTTCACTTTGTCAATCAATTAAAACTTTTCCAAGTTCTGTTATGAATACATAGGAGAGAGAATGCAAAGAGAAGTAAAGCAAACaacaaattttaaaaaagaaatcatTACGACAAAATTCAACTTCTAAATTGCATAAATAATCATTCAATGAATAACATTCTCCCAAGAGGCCTCATCAATATGACCATGAGCAGCAACCATGCTTTATCGAACGACTCCTTAAAGAGCAAGCAGAAGAGGAGTATCAATGACTTCATTAGAGGAGATGTTGGAGGAGTGATGCGACGAGCAGAAGGGCCACAAGAAAGGAGGGTGAGGATAGGAAGGGTGACCTAGAGGATAGGAGTCTTGGATAAGGatgtaggaggaggaggagttgtAGAGAGCTTAAAAGGAGCTAAGGATTCAGATTAAGGGATGGAGGAGTTTGTTGCTTGTCTATGTtgcaagtcatattagacttATTTGGGTTACCTTTGGTAGTCCACACCCAAACAAAGTAAACAAGCTAATGTATAAGTCGGGCTAGCCAAGGGTATATACAACCCGGATCTAGACCTAACTTGGTTTTGTGAAAGGGTTCGGCTTTCAGCACGAATTTAAATACCTCCAAAAGAGGATGGCATAATTGGTACCATATTGTTTTGGTCCAAAAATGACACTTGGATGGGCACCggctcaccaaaaaaaaagcaaaatcaGGACGTGCTGGTTGTCCCAATCGGTACCAACCGACACCAAAGCTAATACGATTAGTACGAAGCCCACCCCAATTGGGATGACACTTTTTAAAGCACGAGAATGAGATGAATTGGCCATTCCAATCGGTTCTGACTGATACAAGCTGGTACAAAGGCCGATATGAGCCAGTAGCAAGGTCGGCTCGCTCAAACAAGCCTGTCCTGGTTGGGACAACAATTTTTTTCTAACAAAAGATGGAGAGTCAATCCATATCCATATTgcatatccaaaaaaaaagaagagattgACCATATTACACATCAAAATCCCCCAAAATTGAAAATCTAAAATTCTACCTCAAATTTGCATTCTGATACAGTACCAGTATGCACCATCAGTTATTAAAATCACTAAACTACATTAAGATGTCAATGCCTTTCAATTCCAATTACATTTATATAAAGGGAAATTAGATATCATTAAGACAAGCAAGAAAATAGGCCAAAACCAAGAAAGCTCACTCACTGAATCCATAACCTTCCTGCTGTGTTTGTGCTTCTCCTTTGACTTCTTTTCTGCGAAAAATTATAAAGTTAGACAATACAATACAAATTGCAGCATATCCTAAGTGCACAGAATACTAATATGTAACACCAAGAACAATGACGATCCTTGTCTATTAAAAACCCACATGCCACATGCACCAAACTTTAACAATATATCAGacagtacaaaaaaaaaaagaccagcAGGTTCCAACCACCCGGAGAACAGCTCAAGAAAAATGTAAAATAATGACAAAACACCAAATAAGTAATTTTCGGTTGCTTCATGCCTACCTCCATGGAAGTATATTTTTCATCGGTCAAATGCATCTGATGCAATTATTCATAATGTTGAAGAGAAAATCTCAAAATTACAAGAAGAAAAACTCAAAGATATCAAACAAATGAAACCCTAATAGGGGGAAAAAAGGGGTTTTGAACTGCCGCATGAGCAAATCAATAAAATCTCCTAAGAAAAACTTAATTAGACTACAAGAACACGAAGAGATAGCAAACAAACCGACCTTTCCCTTCTCGACTTCTCGAATGCTTGTGAGATTTctcgctcttcttcttcttctctttacttccgTCTTTCCGGCTCTGCCTTTCTTTGTCATCTCTCTTCCGGTGCTTTCTGCTCCTCTTCTCTTCATCTGGATGAGAAGAACAGGATCAAATTGAGGGTTTGAGGAGGGCAAAGCcgaagaaaaaggggagatattttataaatttccaACCTTCAGAGGGAGAAGCAGAAGGAGATGATCGCCGCTTTCTGGACTTCGCCTCGCTGCCCATTTCGCCGAACGGTCGAGTTCGAAGCCAGGAGACCGAGGAGAGCGAAGAAGAGGGCCAAGAGCCGAGGTAAGCGCATCGGGTTCGGGTTGTTATCTTTTGCCCGACGGAACGATCGATCTTCTTTCGCGATGTCAACCACTGGATCGCGCCTCGcgcaaatctcaaagcactccgaaTTTTTCATAACATCCAACAATTCAACGGTTGCCGTCATGAAGGTAggtgaataattttttttttgctaggagGTGAATAATTCAAACCATCAGCAGAGGGCTAGCCCATGAATTCCAAAAGTAATTGGATAAGGCTCATGGAGCATTGGCTTCCGGCAACGTGGATGAGTGCCACTTCTTGCTTCGAGACATTTGAACCATAATTAATGGCAGCGTGGCTTTTTAGACCaaacatatttataaaaaaactaATAGGACCGCAGATTGGATGGTCGCCGATCACTCCGGAAGAGCTATGGTTAGATTGAAAAGAGAGAGTTGGCTAAAGCACTCTAtgacttattattttttgaccATTTTGAATGTATCCAACAGTATGAATcatccattatttttttttttttgctacgatATGAATCATccgtttagcaaaaaaaaaaaaaaaaaagcattggcTTGGCAATGGAAACTAAAATTCCATCAACATGTCAtgaaatgtagaagatacatactTTTAGGATATTCATGAATCATGAATTCTCTTCACTTGGTATATATACAATAGTAGAAGGTTATCatttacttaaaaataaaataaaataaaagagagaaCATTTTCAATTCAAAAATCTCCTTTATAACACCAGAGTGAACTAAAAAATTTTGCTCTCTCCGAAGATTTTCCTGTGACATCTGCAAGCCGGATATATAGATACGATAAACATGTCACTGCTGGCATGACAAAGGAGgttaatttagttaaatgagTCAGACAAGAGGGGAAGGAAAATATATGCCAACCAGGTGAAACGTACAGAAGAAAGTACaccataattaaaaataatgagGGCAGGCAGAACACATTTATGATTCTAAATACAAGTTTTCTCAAGTTTATTTGATCATAAAGGAAGCAAAACTCTAAATATTCAGACGGCCATTGGGGTTGGGCTTGTCATCATCTATCATGCCCATGGTCAATCAGATCCATCAAATGATATAGCAGGGATAGCAATTACATATAGATATAGGCATGACTATATGACCCGAGTCATATGAAGGGCAATGTTCAGTTCAATACTAAACCTTTTATCTTCAAGCAGGCACAAGTAACATGTCAGCAAAAAGAAGACAAATATAACTGTATTAACACGTTTCAAATAAGTCCGGTAGTCCAGCAGAGAGCAGGAAGCAAGTAGATTCTGTTTCTGATAGTTACAACAACCACCAACTAGATCTTCCACTGGACTGCTTCATTTGTACTATATATTGATAGTATAGCTACACAATTTATTGCATGTAAGAATGCAGAATCATGAAGTTAGCAAGTGAACCTCTTTGATTGGTGACACAAATGCATGTGATCTTCTGTTTCTTTTTCCAATATAATCTTCTTAACTCATCGTCCAAGTTGAATCATGTCGGAGCTTGTCATATGGAAGTTCAGTAACATGAGAATGCACCATAGTAGACTAGACTGTCACTGATGGTTATATCCTTTCCAAAACTtacatttttcttaaaataattgTTCAGTATCCTCTCCATCCCGGTTGCTATCAGTCCTATCGTCTTCACATACCCCAGCAAGTCAGCTCATTATATTCGGAGCCAATTGAAGTATCACTAGTTGTCACACTGCAAAAATGTTGCAACAAAAAATGATCCAGTGCTCTTATCCTGCACTGCTAAAACATAGGAACAAGGTCAATCAGCATAAGAATTGTATAGAGCCAAGCCTCATGAGCATTTTCTAAAAGAACGTTAGATTGGCAACATGAAATAATAGTACGAAGCTCCGACCATCAGCTAGTGGAAGACATTGCTTCTTCAATCCTCCTGATGACTACACTAAGGCTGTGGCCATTCTCTAAAGCTTTAACAGCAGCTCTGTGTGCATGTTTATGCCACTTCAGAAGATTGTAGGATTGCATAACAGACCAGCGTGCACGATTTGACATCTGCAACATTGATAATAAAGCCTTAATCCAGTAACTGCTAAAGTTTACAGAGAACATAACAGAGTAATTGTGTTGAGACCTGCGCAATATTCAATGGAGGTTGTAAGAGAACACAAACACTTCTGAATAAATTTTCATCATTTTCTCCACCTTCTGCCTCTCCATAAACAAGAGCTTCAGCTGCAATACCAGCAAAAAGCACCATGCAGTACCTAGACATTTGATTTAGCATGTCCACGAGTTAATGATAGAAAAGAAGTTTGCTCAACCACAATAACAATAACGACAGGGTTAGTTGAATGATGACTGCTGTTACATGCTTTTAGCCTCATTATTTCTAAGATATACCTGTCAAAAGCAGTGCTACTAAGACGGCCCTCTGTGAGCTCATTTTCCAACTTCTCATCCCAAAACTGAGTTCCTGCCTGCAGAAAAGATTCATCATCAGGCCTAGCATAAAGCTTCTCTTAGTGAATTCATAGAGGAAACTAAGGCATTGCTATACAAAGTGCAAAAGTAAATTGTTCGAATTGCATATTTTATTAAACTAGAAGTGCTCATCTAAAAGCAATAAATCCAATTAAATGCAAACAAGAAGACAAAAATTGCACAGAGGAAACCAAAATAGCACTTGAAAGCAACAACCTGCAAGTCCAATAAACAAGGTCAATGGTACAAATTCCAACTATTTGAGCAAAAGCttttttccatatttttcaatttcTCCATCATGGAAATTCACATGAATCATGCAGACCCTCGATTGAAGTTCTATGATCTTATGCATTCCAACCACCTATTTTTTAGTGAACGTTAGCAATGTGATGGAGTTTAGAAGTTAGCAGAATATCCACCCAAATAAGAGCTTTATTCCAAAAAATCTGTTATTTAGGCTACAAGTTATCATAATACATGTAAAGCCCTAGTTGACTTTTGCTTCCTACCTTTGGATAAGAGAAAGGTTCGTTGTCTCGGTATTGAACCCTGTACCAGTACTATCCTATTACAGTATCGGTATGCAGTATGGTATGAGATAGCGAGGCATGCAGAGTATTGATATGGTTTAGAAATGCGCACTGGTATGGTATGAGAATGCTTACTAGTACAGTATGAGAatcataccggttcggtaccggtacagtACAGTATGCCTAGTACGGCAAACCCTGAATAAGAGACTTAATTGATCTCAAAGACATAATCTAATTGTTCATGGACCTAGGCATGTTATAGAACGGCTTAAATCATGCAACAATGGTTCTTTCAAAATCTTAGTTCATGAGCTCATGCCGATTCATAATTCCAATTAATATTTCTGGTTAGTTGAACATCATATTTCATGTCGGCAGTGCCTGACTACCATCCATAGTTTGTGGTTAGTCGGGCCTATGGAAGAACCATGGCCACCTTCCTTAGcctgtatttttttattttttattcttttcgctTTTTCTTCGTGCATTAAATCCTCCATGCCACATTCATGCTACAGTGTCGGATTTCTTCCCCTGCCAACCCCTCCAACCATGCACATCTCTACATATTCCACGTCCCCTTAACATGCTGCCACAAAATTGGAGTCCAAAAGTATGCATGCTGGGAACATTATTCTTAAGCAAGAACGTAGGTCAAAACTTCAAACTACgtcatataatttttataatttctaGGTGTTCTTCATTTCTCTCTTACATACAAATCCAACATTTTAAACTAAAcaaattgatttcttaattGTCTTTCATTTCTGCTATTAAGTGGGAATCTAGACAACATTTGGATCTAAGTTCTTTCTTCTTATTCCAAATATTGTTTCACATTAATCATTTCTTTCTacaatatcaatattaagcaatCAATCCTGCTAAACTGCAACAACATTTATGTAATTTTATCCACTGGAAACAAGTACATGCACatacaaaataattattaaagaaACAGAAAATAATGAAAACATTAACTAACGATTTCTGCCAAATAAGAATTAAGAGCAGAAACAATATAAATGCCTCAAAATTCAATTCCTTGCCTTCTCATACATCATTAGGCACTTTAAATCATGTAACAATGATGCAATACTCATAGAATAATGAGGCACAAAACAGTCCCAGTAGCAAAAACATAAGAAGCAATTTGTTGAAAAATGGAAAGAATGGATATCTGACTGCCCAGTTCTGCTAAAACTGAATTATGAGCagtgtagatatatatataataaatgacTTAAATTTCATTTGCTTGCATTTTCATGGAGGATACAGGTTTCCTTTTTCAAACAAGTATATGGACAAGGAATATCTTTAAGATGCGTAAAATAAGTATAAAAGTAGATGAACAAAACTAAAATGCACTACTAGCATGTAAGCAATATAGAAGAGAACCTGGCCCTGAATGCCCATCTGCAGTGCCACGAAGGGATCCAAAATCACACCTCGAATTGGACAACCCATAAGATAAGCTGCAAAGAAATATGAAGATAAAATTAGATCAACTATCAAATTGTGCAATTTGCATGATGAATTTATAAAGTTAATGAAAACTGGTATACAAATCCTTATGTCAGCTATAATGTCAGAGAAGCATGTTCAAGGGTTATCAACGTCCAAAGCTAATCTGATAATTACCAACGAGAAGATGCCCTGCTTCATGAACAAGAACGCGCCGCTTATACGGAGGCCAAaagcataagatttgagcaagaCAGCTGCCACCTAGAAAAATTGCATCTAACATTGCTAATGCCAACATGGCTGCTAAGTTAGGTCGTATGTCTATTCCCTGAGAGAGCAGAAAAGATACACCTCCAAGGCAAGCAATCAACACAAGTCTGGAGCTTCCAGAAAGACCCCACTTCTTTGGTGCAAGCTTCAAGGCTGCAAGATGTCAAATGAATGACCGAGTTAGTCCAGAATTataatgaaaaaataaaggCAGGAGGATACTTGTTCTATAAAGCAACATGCAGATAATTTAGTACAAGTAACCTTGAGTTCCAAGGACCTGTAAACCCATATATAGTAAAACACTGGCTAACAAATGTTATGAAATCAAACAACtagattttgaaaacttataaGAAATTGGGAACTGAGAATTTGGAAAAGCCTCTAGAGAAATTTTACCTTCCAAACCAGTTGATTCCTTTAGAACTGTTGGAGTTACATCTCTTGGCCCCTCTAAAACTGCAAATGCAAGAAATTACATGATATTAAAATGCACAAGAATTCCCAGAAGTAAAATATTAAAATGCTTAGATGTATAAATGAACATAATAGCATTTAAGAAGAGAATCCCGTGCCATAATATAACAATCCTCCTTAATTATCATC containing:
- the LOC103713179 gene encoding style cell-cycle inhibitor 1 — protein: MGSEAKSRKRRSSPSASPSEDEEKRSRKHRKRDDKERQSRKDGSKEKKKKSEKSHKHSRSREGKEKKSKEKHKHSRKVMDSVEELSKDDYYSKNNEFSTWLKEERSIYFSDLSSEAARDLFSSFVKDWNNQKLHSRYYEGITSGPRTAHNWKIKHVK
- the LOC103713192 gene encoding uncharacterized protein LOC103713192 → MASPLFSSLSPALPCAALLKPPKSPPFSLPIRRISLRRTLNPPSIKALKEWAEYEDAVREKDLARALRFLKSMESFPTQSSSLSPSPPPPYMDSVASSIPSELYSRELLRPERDWEVLDTCLNADDMRLVGSAYDFLQARGFLPSFGKFRNIVLEGPRDVTPTVLKESTGLEALKLAPKKWGLSGSSRLVLIACLGGVSFLLSQGIDIRPNLAAMLALAMLDAIFLGGSCLAQILCFWPPYKRRVLVHEAGHLLVAYLMGCPIRGVILDPFVALQMGIQGQAGTQFWDEKLENELTEGRLSSTAFDRYCMVLFAGIAAEALVYGEAEGGENDENLFRSVCVLLQPPLNIAQMSNRARWSVMQSYNLLKWHKHAHRAAVKALENGHSLSVVIRRIEEAMSSTS